GTGCGTCAAGCCGCACTTATAGCACCCAGCGCGGTGAAAACATGACTTTACGTGTCAAAGTCGACCTTCTCGACTGAATCCAGGCAATTCAAGGCCTCGACCAAAGGCCTTGAAACTGACCGTAGAGTCGCATTAGACCAAAGATGTAGTAAGCAGAAAAAAGCACTACAAAACATTTGACAGGCTCTTTTTGGCAAAGGCATGATGGCCTCGCTCCCGCTAATCAGAGGCCCTGGCAAGGGTCTTCGGAGCGCACTCCCCACCACCCGTGGAGGCGCTTCGTGTCCATACGGCCCATAAGGCGGTTCGACGGGATTGCGACTGCAACGAAGAAGTTGTCCCGAGGGACGGAAGCGCATCACCGCAGTTCTGGCAATCGCGTCGCACCGCAGCAAGGCAACCACGAGCCGACCTGCAGGGCACACCTTCGCCTGGCCTGCACACCCTTCCCCTTCGCACCTCCTCCGTTCGCCGCCGCACTCCCCCGGACAGGACAGCCGCCAGGCCCTCTGACCCGCGTATCCGAGCATCAGCACAATTACACTCAAGATCGATGCGACGAGGTTTATTTCCATGGCACTGACACGCGAACAGCAAATTGCAGCCCTCGAGAAAGACTGGGCCGAAAACCCGCGCTGGAAAGGCGTGACCCGTACCTACACCGCCGCTGATGTCGTTCGCCTGCGTGGCTCGCTGCAGCCAGAGCACACCTTCGCTCGCCAAGGCGCAGAAAAACTGTGGAAGCTGGTCACCGAAGGTGCCCACCCGTCCTTCCGCCCAGAAAAAGATTTCGTCAACTGCATGGGCGCCCTGACCGGCGGCCAGGCAGTGCAGCAGGTAAAAGCCGGCATCCAGGCCATCTACCTGTCCGGCTGGCAGGTTGCCGCCGACAACAACTCGGCCGAGTCGATGTACCCCGACCAGTCGCTGTACCCGGTCGACTCTGTACCGACCGTGGTCAAGCGCATCAACAACGCCTTCCGCCGCGCCGACCAGATCCAGTGGAAAGCCGGCAAGAACCCCGGCGACGATGGCTACATCGACTACTTCGCCCCGATCGTGGCTGACGCCGAAGCCGGTTTCGGCGGCGTGCTGAACGCCTACGAGCTGATGAAGAACATGATCGAAGCGGGCGCCGCCGGCGTGCACTTCGAAGACCAGCTGGCCTCGGTGAAGAAGTGCGGCCACATGGGCGGCAAGGTGCTGGTCCCGACGCAAGAAGCCGTACAAAAGCTGGTGGCCGCTCGCCTGGCAGCCGACGTTTCGGGCGTACCGACCATCATCCTGGCCCGTACCGACGCCAACGCCGCCGACCTGCTGACCAGCGACTGCGACCCGTACGACCAGCCGTTCGTGATCGGCGAGCGTACCCGTGAAGGCTTCTACAAGGTGCGTGCCGGCCTCGACCAGGCCATCGCCCGCGGCCTGGCCTACGCCCCGTACGCCGACCTGATCTGGTGCGAAACCGCCAAGCCGGACCTGGACGAAGCCCGTCGCTTCGCCGAAGCGATCAAGAAGGAATACCCGGACCAGATCCTGTCGTACAACTGCTCGCCCTCGTTCAACTGGAAGAAGAACCTGGACGACGCCACCATCGCCAAGTTCCAGCGCGAACTGTCGGCCATGGGCTACAAGCACCAGTTCATCACCCTGGCCGGCATCCACAACATGTGGCACGGCATGTTCAACCTGGCGCACGACTACGCCCGCAACGACATGACCGCCTACGTTAAGCTGCAGGAGCAGGAGTTCGCCGACGCCAGCAAAGGCTACACCTTCGTGGCGCACCAGCAGGAAGTGGGCACCGGCTACTTCGACGACATGACCACCGTGATCCAGGGTGGCGCATCGTCGGTAACCGCCCTGACCGGTTCGACCGAGGAAGAGCAGTTCCACTGAGTGCGTTGAGCTGAACAGGAAGCCCAGGTTCCGCGAGGAGCCTGGGCTTTTTTCTGCCACACACTGTAGGAGCGGCTTTAGCCGCGATGCAGGCAACGCGGTTCCGACACCGGCTTCGCGGGTGATCGCGGCTGAAGCCGCCCCTACAGGCATCGCGTCGCCAGCAAATCCCCAGATCAGGTCTAAGCTTGTGGCTACCCCATAGCAAGGACTGCCCATGCCCCGCCCTGGCCACCTGCTCCTCATCGCCGTCGCAGCCGCCGCCTGCTACCTATATGCACTGGCGATTGACAACGCCCTGCTCGGCCTGCTGGTCAAACCCATTCCCGTGCTGGCCCTGATTGCCTGGCTGAGCACCACACCCGCCACGCCCTACCGCCGCTGGATCATGCTCGGCCTGGGCTTCTCGGTGCTGGGTGACATCCTGCTGGCCATCCCGCGCGACCTGTTCGTGTTCGGCCTGGCCGCGTTTCTCTGCGCCCACCTGGCCTACCTGCGCGGCTACTGCATTCTCGCGCTGCGCCCACACTACCCGGCCCTGGCCTTCGCCCTGTTGGTCGGTGGCTCGCTGTTCAGCCTGCTCGCCAGCCACGGCCTCGGCCCGCTGCTCATACCGGTGGCGTTCTACGCCCTGGCCATCGGCGCCATGCTCTGGCGCGCGCTCGCCTGCGGCGGCCTGGCCGCGCTGGGCGCCTGCGCCTTCGTTTTCTCCGACAGCCTGATCGGCATCGACCGCTTCGTCAGCCCGTTCGCCGCCGCCGAGTACCTGATCATCCTCTGCTACTGGCTCGGCCAGTGGCTGATCGCCGCTTCGGTCATTCGCCACTCAACTGCACAAGTATTGACCCAGAGCGGTGCGAGCCGCCTTGGAAGCTGCTAGAACGAGAGTTTTTCGCATTTGCAAGTGGGCAGATTGCCCAAGGAACTTTACAAGACGCAGAAACGCTAAAAGATTACAGCTCAAGTCAAATGATATTAATTATCATTACACAACTAGACGGTCGTTACGCGAGGCAAGAAACATAATTAACAAAACCGTGCGCAATGCCCGAAAATCAGGGGTTTCAGCCAGTTACGAAGGTTTTTTGTTCTTAAACCTACGAATAAATTTGCAACGGAAATTTTACTTGCACTGGGTTTACCCATAAAATCAGCGCGATTGATTCAGCTGCGACATTTGGTCACTGCGTCTGCGACACCACGTCGCCGCTCTACTTATTTCAGACTGCAGAGCTGGGTCTCTGTATAAGGATTTCAAGCATGTCCGATTCGGCAGGACTCATCGCCCACAACTGGGGCTTTGCCATCTTCCTCCTGGGTGTCGTCGGCCTGTGTGCCTTCATGCTCGGCTTGTCCAGCCTGCTTGGTAGCAAGGCCTGGGGCCGCGCCAAGAACGAACCCTTCGAATCCGGCATGCTGCCCGTCGGCAGCGCCCGCCTGCGCCTGTCCGCCAAATTCTATCTGGTCGCGATGCTGTTCGTGATCTTCGATATCGAAGCCCTCTTCCTGTATGCATGGTCTGTGTCCGTCCGCGAAAGCGGCTGGACCGGATTCGTCGAAGCACTCGTTTTCATAGCA
This genomic stretch from Pseudomonas entomophila harbors:
- a CDS encoding NADH-quinone oxidoreductase subunit A encodes the protein MSDSAGLIAHNWGFAIFLLGVVGLCAFMLGLSSLLGSKAWGRAKNEPFESGMLPVGSARLRLSAKFYLVAMLFVIFDIEALFLYAWSVSVRESGWTGFVEALVFIAILLAGLVYLWRVGALDWAPEGRRKRQAKLKQ
- the aceA gene encoding isocitrate lyase, coding for MALTREQQIAALEKDWAENPRWKGVTRTYTAADVVRLRGSLQPEHTFARQGAEKLWKLVTEGAHPSFRPEKDFVNCMGALTGGQAVQQVKAGIQAIYLSGWQVAADNNSAESMYPDQSLYPVDSVPTVVKRINNAFRRADQIQWKAGKNPGDDGYIDYFAPIVADAEAGFGGVLNAYELMKNMIEAGAAGVHFEDQLASVKKCGHMGGKVLVPTQEAVQKLVAARLAADVSGVPTIILARTDANAADLLTSDCDPYDQPFVIGERTREGFYKVRAGLDQAIARGLAYAPYADLIWCETAKPDLDEARRFAEAIKKEYPDQILSYNCSPSFNWKKNLDDATIAKFQRELSAMGYKHQFITLAGIHNMWHGMFNLAHDYARNDMTAYVKLQEQEFADASKGYTFVAHQQEVGTGYFDDMTTVIQGGASSVTALTGSTEEEQFH
- a CDS encoding lysoplasmalogenase; translation: MPRPGHLLLIAVAAAACYLYALAIDNALLGLLVKPIPVLALIAWLSTTPATPYRRWIMLGLGFSVLGDILLAIPRDLFVFGLAAFLCAHLAYLRGYCILALRPHYPALAFALLVGGSLFSLLASHGLGPLLIPVAFYALAIGAMLWRALACGGLAALGACAFVFSDSLIGIDRFVSPFAAAEYLIILCYWLGQWLIAASVIRHSTAQVLTQSGASRLGSC